A region of Myxococcus stipitatus DSM 14675 DNA encodes the following proteins:
- a CDS encoding type IV pilus twitching motility protein PilT, with the protein MSTTPRIAAFFDTLLEQKGSDLHLSTGSPPMARVRGELVALREELLTPQEVEGLLFELINPQQRRQIVEELDLDFAYGYGAKARFRANYFYKQTGLGAVFRTIPSKVLTLEDLKTPEVVRKLADRRSGLVLVTGPTGSGKSTTLAGMVHHINHTRPAHILTIEDPVEFVHESARSQVTHREVGPHASSFATAIRSAGREDPNVILIGELRTNETMKLALQLASFGVLVFATVHTNSAPATIDRIINSFPADEQAQVRGMLAESLAGIVAQQLIKTADGKGRVAALEILVGGAAIASMIREGKVFQIASKMQAGQGQGMQTLDMHLERMVRDNIVTPEAALEKAQDKENLAKVIQRLKPDWVLPESLKA; encoded by the coding sequence ATGAGCACCACGCCACGCATCGCCGCGTTCTTCGACACGCTGCTGGAGCAGAAGGGCAGCGACCTGCACCTGAGCACGGGCTCCCCCCCCATGGCCCGCGTCCGAGGCGAGCTGGTGGCGCTGCGAGAGGAGCTGCTCACGCCCCAGGAGGTCGAGGGGCTCCTCTTCGAGCTCATCAACCCCCAGCAGAGGCGGCAGATTGTCGAGGAGCTGGACCTCGACTTCGCCTACGGCTACGGGGCGAAGGCCCGCTTCCGCGCCAACTACTTCTACAAGCAGACGGGGCTGGGCGCGGTGTTCCGCACCATCCCCAGCAAGGTGCTGACGCTCGAGGACCTGAAGACGCCGGAGGTGGTGCGCAAGCTGGCGGACCGGCGCAGTGGCCTGGTGTTGGTGACGGGCCCCACGGGCAGCGGCAAGTCCACGACGCTGGCGGGGATGGTCCATCACATCAACCACACACGTCCGGCGCACATCCTCACCATCGAGGACCCCGTGGAGTTCGTCCACGAGTCCGCCCGGTCGCAAGTCACGCACCGCGAGGTGGGGCCCCACGCGTCCAGCTTCGCCACGGCCATCCGCTCCGCGGGCCGCGAGGACCCCAACGTCATCCTCATCGGCGAGCTTCGCACCAACGAGACGATGAAGCTGGCGCTCCAGCTGGCCAGCTTCGGTGTGCTGGTGTTCGCCACGGTGCACACCAACAGCGCACCCGCCACCATCGACCGCATCATCAACTCCTTCCCCGCCGACGAGCAGGCCCAGGTGCGCGGCATGCTGGCGGAGAGCCTCGCCGGGATTGTCGCGCAGCAGCTCATCAAGACGGCGGACGGCAAGGGCCGCGTGGCGGCGCTGGAAATCCTGGTGGGTGGCGCCGCCATCGCCTCGATGATTCGCGAGGGCAAGGTCTTCCAGATTGCCTCCAAGATGCAGGCGGGCCAGGGCCAGGGCATGCAGACGCTCGACATGCACCTGGAGCGCATGGTGCGGGACAACATCGTCACGCCCGAGGCCGCGCTGGAGAAGGCCCAGGACAAGGAGAACCTGGCCAAGGTCATCCAGCGGCTCAAGCCGGACTGGGTGCTCCCGGAGTCGCTGAAGGCCTAG
- a CDS encoding tetratricopeptide repeat protein yields MVFVDSFLRGWGTLFLVSLLVCGLLLGLRRLFPKGAGLFPRLAAVPWPYLPLGVLMAGAWVGVALLLAWAIAMLWREQLLLWERGVSSLPGLGILGWLWPSLPLVVGVVSVLALAARFLSRRVFHLAVATVALSTALGLSAQWECTLSGNQPAMGWAGCGFNHVTGRYFTDNVISPLVEQTSTPAKLVTLLLVGGGVLVLLMVFERSNLRQSLRPIRVGGIWDVSGVRHPALEQLVRECIHRNAPHAPTPLPGGPLTYWQDFVEQDTVKDDRWWSRVAAFVLRLMKPPSELEVSGNILFSEAEGLHGIRVNMVDVYSGQTLMARTFWDAEKVEHAVERAAYCAAERALEICTTLPEWSYWREGDGLALREYHEGVREMRKGAKGHGGRAEECFREAATQSPGSAPARLQLAQALEAQGNYVEAIGIYLELAERFPHLGIVRFRLASACRSACKWAPRLSEARPVLDERCPDAWKCLRDSLENQRILPLDRIQDVDLARLWVTRDALGLEYVMLLLARESLQRLLTAMRWRILGWCVRQTSDRRFFWRTFFWPPRKRWTQVLTVETALACVELRLSQVRLLDVSSFWSELMLRPLSLRRLTRWQDMQRGIERFQPSLSRKERRELRLGVLGEEWVLGERWAARAYLQEQARFTDLRRRIGRISAEATAASRETQAQWWGGLSYTLACFYSLCRVLGPQLRTGARPSSVPRDLVEDTTEEDGRRAVLHLSLSLRDPEGLFSRGTWNWLLSYPDLEPLKEHDGFENWKRVLMGEKAPMARPSATPGAPSPA; encoded by the coding sequence GTGGTCTTCGTCGATTCATTCCTCCGTGGATGGGGGACGCTGTTCCTGGTGTCGCTGCTCGTCTGCGGCTTGCTCCTGGGGCTGAGAAGGCTCTTCCCGAAGGGCGCGGGCCTCTTCCCGCGCCTGGCCGCCGTCCCCTGGCCCTACCTCCCCCTGGGGGTGTTGATGGCGGGCGCCTGGGTGGGGGTGGCGCTGCTGCTGGCGTGGGCCATCGCGATGTTGTGGCGGGAGCAGCTGCTGCTCTGGGAGCGTGGGGTGTCCTCGCTTCCAGGACTGGGGATACTGGGGTGGCTCTGGCCCTCGCTGCCCTTGGTGGTGGGCGTCGTCTCGGTCCTGGCCCTGGCGGCTCGCTTCCTGTCGAGGCGCGTCTTCCACCTGGCTGTGGCGACCGTCGCCCTCAGCACCGCGCTGGGGCTCTCCGCGCAGTGGGAGTGCACGCTCTCCGGGAACCAACCCGCCATGGGGTGGGCGGGCTGCGGCTTCAATCACGTCACGGGGCGCTACTTCACCGACAACGTCATCTCCCCGCTGGTGGAGCAGACCTCCACGCCCGCGAAGCTCGTGACGCTGCTGCTGGTCGGTGGCGGCGTCCTGGTGCTGCTCATGGTCTTCGAGCGGAGCAACCTGCGTCAGTCGCTGCGACCCATCCGGGTGGGCGGCATCTGGGATGTCTCGGGGGTTCGGCATCCCGCGCTGGAGCAGCTGGTCCGCGAGTGCATCCATCGCAACGCGCCGCACGCTCCCACGCCCTTGCCGGGCGGGCCGCTCACCTACTGGCAGGACTTCGTCGAGCAGGACACCGTGAAGGACGACCGCTGGTGGTCCCGGGTCGCCGCGTTCGTGCTGCGGTTGATGAAGCCTCCCAGCGAGCTCGAGGTGTCCGGCAACATCCTGTTCAGCGAGGCCGAAGGGCTGCACGGCATCCGCGTCAACATGGTGGATGTGTATTCCGGCCAGACGTTGATGGCGCGCACCTTCTGGGACGCGGAGAAGGTCGAGCACGCCGTCGAGCGGGCCGCGTACTGCGCCGCCGAGCGCGCCTTGGAGATCTGCACCACGCTGCCGGAGTGGTCCTACTGGCGCGAGGGAGATGGCCTCGCGTTGCGGGAGTACCACGAGGGCGTGCGGGAGATGCGCAAGGGCGCCAAGGGACATGGAGGCCGCGCCGAGGAGTGCTTCCGAGAGGCCGCCACCCAGAGTCCAGGCAGTGCGCCGGCCCGGCTCCAGCTCGCGCAGGCGCTGGAGGCCCAGGGCAACTACGTGGAGGCCATCGGCATCTACCTGGAGCTGGCGGAGCGCTTCCCTCACCTGGGCATTGTCCGGTTTCGTCTGGCCTCCGCGTGCCGCTCGGCCTGCAAGTGGGCGCCTCGGTTGAGCGAGGCCCGGCCCGTGCTGGATGAGCGCTGTCCGGACGCGTGGAAGTGTCTGCGGGACTCGCTGGAGAACCAGCGCATCCTCCCGCTGGACCGCATCCAGGACGTGGACCTGGCGCGGCTGTGGGTGACTCGGGATGCGCTGGGCCTGGAGTACGTCATGCTGTTGCTCGCGCGCGAGAGCCTCCAGCGACTGCTGACGGCGATGCGCTGGCGCATCCTGGGGTGGTGCGTGCGGCAGACCTCCGACCGGCGCTTCTTCTGGAGGACCTTCTTCTGGCCGCCTCGGAAGCGGTGGACCCAGGTCCTCACCGTGGAGACCGCGCTCGCCTGCGTGGAGCTGCGGCTGAGCCAGGTCCGGTTGCTCGATGTCTCCTCCTTCTGGAGCGAGCTCATGCTGCGGCCGTTGTCGCTGCGCCGGCTGACGCGGTGGCAGGACATGCAGCGAGGCATCGAGCGGTTCCAGCCGTCCCTGTCCCGCAAGGAGCGGCGCGAGCTCCGGCTCGGAGTGCTCGGAGAGGAATGGGTGCTGGGGGAGCGCTGGGCCGCGCGGGCCTACCTCCAGGAGCAGGCGCGCTTCACCGACTTGCGTCGACGCATCGGGAGGATCTCGGCCGAGGCCACCGCCGCCTCCCGGGAGACCCAGGCGCAGTGGTGGGGGGGACTCAGCTACACGCTGGCCTGCTTCTACTCCCTCTGCCGCGTGCTCGGCCCGCAGCTCCGGACGGGGGCTCGTCCCTCGAGTGTTCCGCGCGACCTGGTCGAGGACACGACGGAGGAGGATGGGCGCAGGGCGGTCCTCCACCTGTCGCTGTCGCTGCGAGACCCGGAGGGGCTGTTCAGCCGGGGCACGTGGAACTGGCTGTTGAGCTACCCGGACCTCGAGCCGTTGAAGGAGCACGACGGCTTCGAGAACTGGAAGCGCGTCCTCATGGGCGAGAAGGCCCCCATGGCTAGGCCTTCAGCGACTCCGGGAGCACCCAGTCCGGCTTGA
- a CDS encoding GNAT family N-acetyltransferase gives MTHRIQGLEHLTTDRLLLRAFHENDVDEVFTLHSDEEGNRFLPSAQLKSKDAARELLALWLSDWADHGVGYWMVERREQPGVAVGVGGFRHKQLEGRTVLNLAYRLSPHVHGSGYATEIARMALEMARQHLPEVPLVAIIHPENTASIRVVERLGMKLEREISLEGETNRLYVVG, from the coding sequence ATGACCCACAGGATTCAGGGGCTGGAGCACCTCACCACCGACCGGCTGCTGCTTCGCGCGTTTCACGAGAATGACGTGGATGAGGTGTTCACGCTTCATTCCGACGAGGAGGGCAACCGGTTCCTCCCCTCCGCGCAGCTGAAGTCAAAAGACGCCGCGCGCGAGCTGTTGGCGCTGTGGCTGAGCGACTGGGCGGACCACGGCGTGGGGTACTGGATGGTCGAGCGGCGCGAGCAGCCGGGCGTCGCGGTGGGTGTCGGTGGCTTCCGGCACAAGCAGCTCGAGGGGCGGACGGTGTTGAACCTCGCCTATCGGCTCTCGCCTCACGTCCATGGCTCCGGCTACGCGACGGAGATCGCGCGCATGGCGCTGGAGATGGCGCGACAGCACCTCCCCGAGGTCCCCCTGGTCGCCATCATCCATCCCGAGAACACGGCCTCCATTCGCGTGGTGGAGCGGCTCGGGATGAAGCTCGAGCGCGAGATTTCGCTCGAGGGTGAGACGAACAGGCTCTACGTCGTCGGGTGA
- the map gene encoding type I methionyl aminopeptidase produces the protein MGTPLFKGAEVERLRSAGAAAAGTLAWVAGKLAPGISTEDINSWVREDTARRGGTPSQLGYHGFPATVCTSRNNVVCHGIPRPDERLKPGDIINVDVTTCLHGYHGDTSATFCIGDVSADARHVVDVARRCRDVGISVVRHGVKLGDVGAAIQELAEREGCSIVRDFGGHGIGRSMHAPPHVPHFGKRGTGLTLRSGMVITIEPMVNLGRPEIRMLPDGWTVVTEDGSLSAQFEHTLLVTREGCEILTPSPLSLLTDVTAESPLTEAR, from the coding sequence ATGGGAACTCCCTTGTTCAAGGGCGCGGAAGTGGAGCGCCTCCGAAGCGCGGGTGCGGCGGCCGCTGGCACGCTCGCCTGGGTCGCGGGAAAGCTGGCTCCGGGCATCTCCACCGAAGACATCAACTCCTGGGTGCGAGAGGACACGGCCCGCCGAGGCGGCACCCCCAGCCAGCTCGGCTACCACGGCTTCCCCGCGACGGTCTGCACCAGCCGCAACAACGTCGTCTGTCACGGCATCCCTCGCCCCGACGAGCGGCTGAAGCCCGGGGACATCATCAACGTCGACGTCACCACGTGCCTCCATGGCTACCACGGCGACACCTCCGCGACCTTCTGCATCGGAGACGTCTCCGCGGATGCGCGCCATGTGGTGGACGTGGCGCGCCGGTGTCGTGACGTGGGCATCTCCGTGGTGCGTCACGGCGTCAAGCTGGGGGACGTGGGCGCGGCCATCCAGGAGCTGGCGGAGCGGGAAGGGTGCAGCATCGTGCGGGACTTCGGTGGGCACGGCATCGGCCGCTCGATGCACGCGCCGCCGCATGTGCCTCACTTCGGCAAGCGCGGCACGGGCCTCACCTTGCGCTCGGGCATGGTCATCACCATCGAGCCCATGGTGAACCTGGGCCGCCCGGAGATTCGCATGCTCCCGGATGGTTGGACGGTGGTGACGGAGGACGGCAGTCTCTCCGCGCAGTTCGAGCACACGCTCCTCGTCACCCGCGAGGGCTGTGAGATTCTCACGCCCTCTCCCCTGTCGCTGCTCACGGACGTGACCGCCGAGTCCCCGCTCACCGAAGCACGGTGA
- a CDS encoding LysR family transcriptional regulator has translation MSITHLQSFVAVAEERHVGRAARRLHLTQPPLSRHILALEDELGTRLFERTRQGMRLLPAGEVFLHHARRILAEVDTAVVTVRGLATRDVDG, from the coding sequence GTGAGCATCACGCATCTCCAGTCCTTCGTCGCCGTGGCCGAGGAAAGGCATGTGGGGCGGGCCGCGCGACGGCTCCACCTCACCCAGCCGCCGCTCAGCCGCCACATCCTGGCGCTGGAGGACGAGTTGGGCACGCGACTCTTCGAGCGCACGCGGCAGGGCATGCGCCTGCTGCCCGCGGGAGAGGTCTTCCTTCACCACGCCCGGAGAATCCTCGCGGAGGTCGACACGGCGGTGGTCACCGTGCGGGGGCTCGCGACTCGCGATGTGGATGGGTGA
- a CDS encoding TonB-dependent receptor, with translation MPRRSSALTSANRLLPWLLLPSLAWAQPGATETVRAPDASTAATTAATLHDAAASARHAPSESAPAESQAPVATSIPGEPNPPAAATTLDEPSIPARTVVTGTRTPRPVRDVPSTTVVLPREEIDRSPTLTQDSLVRTLPSVATFRRTPSLVADPTAQGLNVRGLAPSGVARTLVLLDGVPVNDPLGGWVFWRSLPRLGLERIEVVPGGGSALYGSSALGGVVQLISRPIAGPALDADVTYGNRGTGLLAARGAQRWGPVAAALETELLTSNGYPIVTPAQRGAIDSDTPSNHVVLNGRVDAQLSDALSLTARANLFRENQNGGTRFTTARVELAQLSANARLQTDTLGTFSLDLFGRALRFEQDRARVAQDRTTESLAASQAVPANDQGASLVWTAPTWSVGGVHHLSAGLDTRRLAGTSRERLFPPSQAPDTVIAREAGGTQWASGLFLQDLYAITPDLELSAALRLDVWRNTRGLQRVDRVSGASDATAFDDRTENQLSPRLGLRWRPWDALTLRASGYRAFRAPTLNELYRPFQVGTVLTAANADLRAERLWGAEAGVEVEPLRTLTARVTGFWNVLEDPITNVTLPGGAGRQRQNLGRARVRGVEASIDWRLSRRWTTLLAYTFVDPTVTAAPGQPDLVGRQLAQDPRHRGAVSLTFEDPSLVTATVQLRATGPQFEDDLNERRMGGALVVDAALSRRLFWKVDLFAAVENLFDREYLAGRAGVDTLGPPLLARVGLRLRDAL, from the coding sequence ATGCCGCGCAGGTCGTCCGCCCTCACGTCAGCGAACCGTCTTCTGCCGTGGCTCCTGCTTCCCTCGCTGGCGTGGGCCCAGCCCGGCGCCACGGAGACAGTGCGCGCACCCGATGCGAGCACGGCCGCCACCACGGCGGCGACACTTCATGATGCCGCCGCGAGCGCGCGACATGCACCCTCCGAGTCCGCACCGGCTGAATCGCAGGCGCCCGTCGCGACCTCCATTCCGGGCGAGCCGAATCCACCTGCTGCCGCGACCACACTCGATGAGCCGAGCATCCCCGCGCGCACGGTCGTCACGGGCACACGGACGCCGCGACCGGTTCGCGATGTCCCGTCCACCACCGTGGTGCTGCCTCGCGAGGAGATCGACCGCAGCCCCACGCTGACTCAAGACTCCCTCGTCCGCACCCTGCCCTCCGTCGCCACCTTCCGCCGCACGCCGAGCCTCGTCGCCGACCCCACCGCGCAAGGACTCAACGTGCGCGGCCTCGCCCCCTCGGGCGTCGCACGCACGCTCGTCCTCCTCGACGGCGTCCCCGTCAATGACCCGCTCGGCGGCTGGGTCTTCTGGCGCTCCCTCCCCCGCCTCGGACTCGAACGCATCGAGGTCGTCCCCGGCGGCGGCTCCGCCCTCTACGGCAGCTCCGCCCTCGGCGGAGTCGTGCAGCTCATCTCCCGCCCCATCGCAGGCCCCGCTCTCGACGCGGACGTCACCTACGGCAACCGAGGCACCGGACTGCTCGCCGCACGCGGCGCCCAGCGCTGGGGCCCCGTCGCCGCCGCCCTCGAGACCGAGCTGCTCACCAGCAACGGCTACCCCATCGTGACGCCCGCCCAGCGCGGCGCCATCGACAGCGATACGCCCAGCAACCACGTCGTCCTCAACGGCCGCGTCGATGCCCAGCTCTCCGACGCCCTCTCGCTGACCGCTCGCGCCAACCTCTTCCGCGAGAACCAGAACGGCGGCACCCGCTTCACCACCGCCCGCGTGGAGCTGGCCCAGCTCAGCGCGAACGCACGCCTCCAGACAGACACGCTGGGCACCTTCTCCCTCGACCTCTTCGGACGCGCCCTGCGCTTCGAACAGGACCGCGCCCGCGTCGCGCAGGACCGCACCACCGAATCACTCGCGGCCTCACAGGCCGTCCCCGCCAATGACCAGGGCGCCTCCCTTGTCTGGACCGCCCCCACGTGGAGCGTCGGCGGAGTCCACCACCTCTCCGCGGGCCTCGACACCCGGCGCCTCGCGGGCACCTCCCGCGAGCGACTCTTCCCTCCCTCGCAGGCCCCCGACACCGTCATCGCTCGCGAGGCCGGCGGCACCCAGTGGGCCAGCGGCCTGTTCCTCCAGGACCTCTACGCCATCACCCCGGACCTGGAGCTGTCCGCCGCGCTCCGACTCGACGTGTGGCGCAACACCCGAGGTCTCCAGCGCGTGGACCGCGTCAGCGGCGCCTCGGACGCCACCGCCTTCGACGACCGCACCGAGAACCAGCTCAGCCCCCGCCTCGGCCTGCGCTGGCGCCCCTGGGACGCCCTCACCCTCCGAGCCTCCGGCTACCGCGCCTTCCGAGCCCCCACCCTCAACGAGCTCTATCGCCCCTTCCAGGTCGGCACCGTGCTCACCGCCGCCAACGCGGACCTCCGCGCGGAGCGACTCTGGGGCGCCGAGGCCGGCGTGGAAGTCGAGCCCCTCCGCACCCTCACCGCTCGCGTCACCGGCTTCTGGAACGTCCTCGAAGACCCCATCACCAACGTGACGCTTCCCGGAGGAGCGGGGCGTCAGCGCCAGAACCTGGGCCGAGCCCGCGTGCGCGGCGTGGAAGCCAGCATCGACTGGCGCCTGTCGCGTCGGTGGACGACGCTCCTCGCGTACACCTTCGTCGACCCCACCGTCACCGCCGCCCCCGGTCAGCCCGACCTGGTGGGCCGTCAGCTCGCGCAGGACCCCAGACACCGAGGCGCCGTCAGCCTCACCTTCGAGGACCCCTCCCTCGTCACCGCCACCGTGCAGCTTCGCGCCACCGGCCCTCAGTTCGAGGACGACCTGAACGAGCGACGCATGGGCGGCGCGCTCGTGGTGGACGCCGCGCTCAGTCGGCGACTCTTCTGGAAGGTGGACCTCTTCGCCGCGGTGGAGAACCTCTTCGACCGCGAGTACCTCGCGGGCCGCGCCGGTGTCGACACGCTGGGGCCACCCCTGCTCGCACGCGTGGGCCTGCGGCTGCGCGACGCGCTCTGA
- a CDS encoding ATP-dependent DNA helicase, whose protein sequence is MPLSASPTLSVDTLLGPGGALQVALPAYEHRPEQLQMARAVERAFAERSYLLAEAGTGTGKTLAYLVPALLAGRRVVVSTATKTLQDQIFFKDLPLLREKMGLTFEAAYLKGRNNYLCLHRYAAFAQDPQFGSREESRYWPKLKAWAEDTQTGDRSELDLPESFSAWPRLSTTSETCVGTRCPLYETCFVTRMRKRAESADLLVVNHHLFFADLSLRSSGKRTEGVLPYYEAVIFDEAHALEDAASGHFGVGVSNYRLEELARDAVASLKEDDSRHAMLRALSARLRTGADAFFAQAPRALGLSGHESSVALQAEAMGKLSSALGGVREGLAALSAFTAGEREPELAAITRRADELEEQLSFLEKAESSDHVYWAEQRGKGLFLRASPIDVAKELRERMYGALDTVVYTSATLAADSRFDFFARRMGLYGEDGQPVTRVRTLAVPSPFDYPSQAALYLPTHLPDPSAPGFIEAAAEEIIRLCEVSGGRAFVLFTSLRNMVRAYELAAGRLPYQALLQGERPKAQLLEAFRDTPSVLFAAHSFWEGVDVPGDALSLVIIDRLPFASPGDPLVAARIKQLQMRGEEPFEQYQLPQAALALRQGFGRLIRTQSDKGIVAMLDRRIRTKAYGQVFLDSLPDARRVDDLVELSRWFNGPVRPLRALRPVD, encoded by the coding sequence ATGCCGCTTTCCGCCTCTCCGACACTCTCCGTCGACACCTTGCTGGGCCCTGGGGGCGCGCTCCAGGTGGCCCTGCCCGCGTACGAGCACCGCCCGGAGCAACTGCAGATGGCGCGCGCCGTGGAGCGAGCCTTCGCCGAGCGCAGCTACCTGCTGGCCGAGGCGGGCACGGGGACGGGCAAGACGCTCGCCTACCTGGTGCCCGCGCTGCTGGCGGGGCGCCGCGTGGTGGTGTCCACGGCGACGAAGACGCTGCAGGACCAGATCTTCTTCAAGGACCTGCCGCTCTTGCGCGAGAAGATGGGGCTCACCTTCGAGGCCGCGTACCTCAAGGGGCGCAACAACTACCTGTGCCTGCACCGCTATGCCGCCTTCGCGCAGGACCCGCAGTTCGGCTCGCGGGAGGAGTCGCGCTACTGGCCCAAGCTGAAGGCCTGGGCGGAGGACACGCAGACCGGAGACCGCAGCGAGCTGGACCTGCCCGAGTCCTTCAGCGCGTGGCCTCGGCTGTCCACCACGTCCGAGACGTGCGTGGGCACGCGCTGCCCGCTGTACGAGACGTGCTTCGTCACGCGCATGCGCAAGCGCGCGGAGAGCGCGGACCTGCTGGTGGTCAACCACCACCTCTTCTTCGCGGACCTGTCGCTGCGAAGCTCCGGCAAGCGCACCGAGGGCGTGCTGCCCTACTACGAAGCCGTCATCTTCGACGAGGCACACGCGCTCGAGGACGCGGCCAGCGGCCACTTCGGCGTGGGTGTGTCCAACTACCGCCTGGAGGAGCTGGCGCGAGACGCGGTGGCGTCGCTGAAGGAGGACGACTCACGGCACGCGATGTTGCGCGCGCTGTCGGCGCGGCTTCGCACGGGCGCGGACGCCTTCTTCGCGCAGGCGCCTCGCGCGCTGGGCCTGTCGGGACACGAGTCCTCCGTGGCGCTCCAGGCGGAGGCCATGGGCAAGCTGTCCAGCGCGCTGGGCGGTGTGCGCGAGGGCCTGGCCGCGCTGTCCGCGTTCACCGCGGGAGAGCGTGAGCCGGAGCTGGCCGCCATCACGCGCCGCGCGGACGAGCTGGAGGAGCAGCTCTCCTTCCTGGAGAAGGCGGAGTCCTCGGACCACGTGTACTGGGCGGAGCAGCGGGGCAAGGGGTTGTTCCTGCGCGCCAGTCCCATCGACGTGGCGAAGGAGCTGCGCGAGCGGATGTACGGCGCGCTCGACACGGTGGTGTACACGTCCGCCACGCTGGCGGCGGACAGCCGCTTCGACTTCTTCGCGCGGCGCATGGGCTTGTATGGCGAGGATGGTCAGCCGGTGACGCGCGTGCGCACGCTGGCGGTGCCCAGTCCGTTCGACTACCCGAGCCAGGCCGCGCTGTACCTGCCCACGCACCTGCCGGACCCCAGCGCCCCGGGCTTCATCGAAGCGGCGGCGGAGGAAATCATCCGCCTCTGCGAGGTGTCGGGAGGCCGGGCCTTCGTGCTCTTCACGTCGCTGCGCAACATGGTGCGCGCGTACGAGCTGGCGGCGGGGCGGCTTCCCTATCAGGCGCTGCTCCAGGGCGAGCGGCCCAAGGCGCAGCTCCTGGAGGCGTTCCGCGACACGCCCAGCGTGCTCTTCGCGGCGCACAGCTTCTGGGAGGGCGTGGACGTGCCGGGGGATGCGCTGAGCCTGGTCATCATCGACCGGCTCCCCTTCGCGTCACCCGGGGACCCGCTGGTGGCGGCGCGCATCAAGCAGCTCCAGATGCGAGGCGAGGAGCCCTTCGAGCAGTATCAGCTTCCCCAGGCGGCGCTCGCGCTGCGACAGGGCTTCGGGCGGTTGATTCGCACCCAGTCGGACAAGGGCATCGTCGCGATGCTGGACCGGCGGATTCGCACGAAGGCCTATGGCCAGGTCTTCCTGGACAGCCTCCCGGACGCGCGGCGGGTGGATGACCTGGTGGAGCTGAGCCGCTGGTTCAACGGCCCCGTGCGCCCGCTGCGGGCCCTGCGCCCGGTGGACTGA
- a CDS encoding site-2 protease family protein — translation MDMVPAARPAPRYWLHLLLLLLTVVTTFTSYLLYFHFQRPYSPGEISPEAASRALSFSLSLLAILGSHEMGHYVLARIHRVDTSLPYFIPLPVLGVGTLGAVIRIRDRIPSRNALVDIGAAGPLAGLVVALPILFWGLSHSTVVDAPTVPSQFPGESSLWVYGRELFTWVMAKVTHAPPAPEETFQGVQTVFGDSLLMKGLTWLALGPVPEGKDVLVHPVVIAGWFGLLVTLLNLMPIGQLDGGHLAFALLGRHAHWVGRGMAALLLFLTLFVTASWGLWLLVTSKVVGFGHPEVMEPGAPLSPSRKLICALCLLALIGCAMPVPLRQVVS, via the coding sequence ATGGACATGGTCCCCGCCGCGCGTCCCGCACCCCGGTACTGGCTTCACCTGTTGTTGTTGCTGCTGACGGTGGTGACGACGTTCACGTCGTACCTGCTCTACTTCCACTTCCAGCGGCCCTACTCCCCCGGGGAGATTTCACCGGAGGCGGCCTCGCGGGCGCTGTCGTTCAGCCTGTCGCTGCTGGCCATCCTGGGCTCCCACGAGATGGGCCACTACGTGCTGGCGCGCATCCACCGGGTGGACACCTCGCTGCCCTACTTCATCCCCTTGCCCGTGTTGGGTGTCGGCACGTTGGGCGCGGTCATCCGCATCCGTGACCGCATCCCCAGCCGCAACGCGCTGGTGGACATTGGCGCGGCGGGACCGCTGGCGGGACTGGTGGTGGCGCTGCCCATCCTCTTCTGGGGGCTGTCGCACTCCACGGTGGTGGACGCGCCGACGGTGCCGTCCCAGTTCCCCGGTGAGTCCTCCCTGTGGGTCTACGGCCGGGAGCTCTTCACCTGGGTGATGGCGAAGGTGACACACGCGCCGCCCGCGCCGGAGGAGACCTTCCAGGGGGTCCAGACGGTGTTCGGTGACAGCCTGCTGATGAAGGGGCTGACGTGGCTGGCGCTGGGGCCCGTGCCGGAGGGGAAGGATGTGTTGGTGCATCCCGTGGTCATCGCGGGCTGGTTCGGACTGCTCGTCACGCTGCTCAACCTGATGCCGATAGGGCAGCTGGACGGGGGGCACCTGGCCTTCGCGCTGCTGGGTCGTCACGCGCACTGGGTGGGGCGGGGGATGGCCGCGCTGCTGTTGTTCCTCACGCTGTTCGTCACCGCGTCGTGGGGGCTGTGGCTCCTGGTGACGAGCAAGGTGGTGGGCTTCGGGCACCCGGAGGTGATGGAGCCGGGGGCGCCGCTCAGTCCTTCTCGCAAGCTCATCTGTGCGCTGTGCCTCTTGGCCCTCATCGGCTGCGCGATGCCCGTGCCGCTGCGTCAGGTGGTGTCATGA